From a single Paraburkholderia youngii genomic region:
- the tssG gene encoding type VI secretion system baseplate subunit TssG — protein sequence MAGTFASAVAPTRSSLDPQSLDAWFDPDTPWQSGFLSLLRAIAARDPLMPLPGTASLPQEEPFRIGQQPTLAFAPREIASLGTRDGRLDVRLFGLGLWGPQGPLPLHMTELAHSRVESHQDHALVGLVDLFHHRALSQFYRAWASGQATASLDRAGDETFSFYVASLIGVDPAEAGQSCLPTHSRYSAAAHLVREARTPHGIEATLSHYFGVPMTIEEFVPHWIHLCASEHTRLGVPGPAAIIGECAQLGEAIPDRQHKFRLVVGPLDLDQYLRLTPHGEDLPTFVEWVRAFVGHEYAWEVKLLVNPRAAPPACIGTSQRLGYSTWLGDSVDDLPVVGMVFEPEQYNDRPRSSFA from the coding sequence CTGTTGCGCCGACGCGATCATCGCTCGATCCGCAATCGCTCGACGCCTGGTTCGATCCCGACACGCCGTGGCAGTCCGGCTTTCTGAGCCTGCTGCGCGCGATCGCCGCGCGCGACCCGCTGATGCCGTTGCCGGGCACCGCGAGCCTGCCGCAAGAAGAGCCGTTCCGGATCGGTCAGCAGCCCACACTGGCCTTTGCGCCGCGCGAAATCGCGTCGCTCGGCACGCGAGACGGGCGCCTCGACGTGCGGCTGTTCGGGCTCGGCCTGTGGGGGCCGCAAGGGCCGCTGCCGCTGCATATGACGGAGCTGGCGCACAGTCGCGTGGAAAGCCACCAGGATCATGCGCTCGTCGGGCTCGTCGATCTGTTCCATCACCGCGCACTGTCGCAGTTTTATCGCGCGTGGGCTTCAGGGCAAGCCACCGCGTCGCTGGACCGGGCCGGCGACGAAACGTTTTCGTTCTACGTCGCCAGTCTGATCGGCGTCGATCCGGCCGAGGCGGGGCAGTCCTGTCTGCCCACGCACTCGCGTTACAGCGCGGCGGCGCACCTCGTGCGCGAGGCGCGAACGCCGCACGGCATCGAGGCGACGCTCTCGCATTACTTCGGTGTTCCGATGACCATCGAAGAGTTCGTGCCGCACTGGATCCACCTGTGCGCATCGGAACATACGAGGCTCGGGGTGCCGGGGCCCGCGGCGATCATCGGTGAATGCGCGCAGCTCGGCGAGGCCATTCCCGACCGGCAACACAAGTTCCGGCTCGTCGTGGGTCCGCTGGACCTCGATCAGTATCTGCGCCTCACGCCGCACGGCGAGGACTTGCCGACGTTCGTCGAATGGGTGCGGGCCTTCGTCGGCCATGAATACGCGTGGGAGGTCAAGCTGCTCGTCAACCCGCGTGCGGCGCCACCCGCCTGCATCGGCACGTCTCAGAGACTTGGTTACTCGACGTGGCTCGGTGATTCCGTCGACGACCTTCCGGTCGTCGGCATGGTTTTCGAACCTGAACAGTACAACGACCGACCCCGGAGTTCCTTCGCATGA
- a CDS encoding type VI secretion system protein TssA, translating to MNANTPAVVLGYADLLEPVSAHAPCGPDLEYDPAFVMLQAAAAPRAEAQYGDFVDMPPTANWADIERDCRALLLRTKDIRLAVILLRCRTRLDGAAGLRDGLALLLAMFECYGEALHPLPVFEGEPDPAMFANAIGGLVEPDGMLADARDIPMPRAAGLQLHLRDIEKSFATPRQKDALAPESVARLLKEWWGRRDAAIAALVEAQGLTQRIAAWCDETLGVDAPDLGALSRALQPFAQHRMDGGGASAPAPAAARAANEQDNDIVRGPAPASVATATLAQSDAPADPPVTAPCPTDRWSALAAIQDTRMWFEQNEPSSPVIVLLRQSERMVGKRFSELAHIIPADLLAKWDEFDG from the coding sequence ATGAACGCCAACACTCCCGCCGTCGTGCTGGGCTACGCCGATCTGCTCGAACCGGTGTCGGCGCACGCGCCTTGCGGTCCCGATCTCGAATACGATCCGGCTTTCGTGATGCTGCAGGCGGCCGCGGCTCCACGCGCCGAAGCGCAGTACGGCGACTTCGTCGACATGCCGCCAACGGCCAACTGGGCCGACATCGAACGCGATTGCCGCGCGCTGCTGCTGCGCACGAAAGACATCCGCCTCGCGGTGATCCTGCTGCGTTGTCGAACCCGGCTCGACGGCGCGGCCGGCCTGCGCGACGGACTGGCTTTGCTGCTGGCGATGTTCGAATGCTATGGCGAAGCGCTCCACCCGCTGCCAGTGTTCGAAGGCGAACCGGACCCGGCGATGTTCGCCAACGCGATCGGCGGACTCGTCGAACCGGATGGCATGCTGGCCGATGCGCGCGACATCCCGATGCCGCGGGCGGCCGGGCTGCAACTGCATTTGCGCGATATCGAAAAATCATTCGCGACGCCGCGCCAGAAGGACGCGCTCGCCCCTGAATCCGTCGCCCGCTTGCTAAAGGAATGGTGGGGCCGACGCGACGCGGCGATTGCCGCATTGGTCGAAGCGCAGGGTCTGACGCAACGCATCGCTGCCTGGTGCGATGAGACGCTCGGCGTCGATGCGCCCGATCTTGGCGCGTTGTCCCGAGCGCTGCAGCCATTCGCGCAGCATCGGATGGACGGCGGCGGCGCGTCCGCGCCGGCGCCTGCGGCCGCGCGAGCCGCCAACGAGCAGGACAACGATATCGTGCGTGGACCGGCGCCGGCTAGCGTCGCTACGGCAACCCTCGCGCAGTCCGACGCGCCGGCCGATCCGCCAGTCACCGCGCCGTGTCCAACGGATCGCTGGAGCGCGCTCGCAGCCATTCAGGACACACGCATGTGGTTCGAGCAAAACGAACCGAGCAGTCCCGTCATTGTTTTGCTGCGCCAGTCGGAACGAATGGTCGGCAAACGGTTTTCAGAACTCGCCCATATCATTCCCGCCGATTTACTCGCTAAATGGGATGAGTTCGACGGTTGA
- a CDS encoding fimbrial protein — MCAHLRSFSAVGPYSPPVNQQAPMKRLVQFFILICFAIPHFAFATCTQLKPAQISELLSQGYIAGYPIAVNIPFQESSVSIDPGLPVGSVIATGLSPAYATYGNFADCTNGGTVTFGYFNATPSTMSGVYNTNVPGIGFRVTYLRASGTNSPLPFTPSFPAGEPNQVIYGRFGIGSQFLIELVKTGDIASNVDVMFNTLGTGIADGDGSRVVTITGGSINVKVLPSCSVNTSALNIDFGTFGPSDVSTTSGPTQPVDFTVLCTGPTPPASITAALSGTSDTEDSSMLKNTGATHLAIRLRDVSSKTVFRPNDPSSTLVHAPRGAMQSPFALEATVLRVGTATPTAGKIQATATVTMTIL, encoded by the coding sequence ATGTGCGCGCATCTGCGTAGTTTCTCCGCTGTCGGCCCCTACAGTCCGCCGGTCAACCAACAAGCTCCAATGAAAAGACTCGTTCAATTTTTTATCCTGATTTGCTTCGCGATACCCCATTTCGCGTTCGCCACCTGCACCCAGTTGAAGCCTGCGCAAATCTCCGAACTGCTGTCTCAAGGCTACATTGCGGGGTATCCAATAGCGGTCAACATACCGTTTCAGGAAAGCTCGGTATCGATCGATCCTGGCTTACCGGTCGGCTCGGTGATCGCCACGGGCTTGTCGCCGGCGTACGCTACCTATGGGAACTTCGCGGACTGCACCAACGGGGGCACGGTCACATTCGGCTATTTCAACGCAACGCCGTCCACGATGTCAGGGGTCTATAACACCAACGTTCCCGGAATCGGCTTTCGTGTGACCTACCTTCGCGCGAGCGGCACGAATTCGCCACTTCCGTTTACGCCATCCTTTCCCGCCGGCGAGCCCAATCAGGTGATCTACGGTCGCTTCGGCATTGGCTCGCAGTTCCTGATCGAACTGGTCAAAACCGGCGACATCGCGAGCAACGTCGACGTGATGTTCAACACCTTGGGAACCGGCATTGCCGATGGTGACGGCAGTCGGGTCGTGACGATCACAGGCGGCAGCATCAACGTCAAGGTTCTTCCGAGTTGCTCGGTCAATACCAGCGCACTGAACATCGATTTCGGCACGTTCGGCCCAAGCGATGTGTCGACCACGAGCGGGCCGACCCAGCCAGTCGACTTTACGGTGCTCTGCACCGGTCCCACGCCACCGGCTTCGATCACCGCTGCACTTTCCGGAACCTCCGATACCGAAGATAGCAGCATGTTGAAGAACACCGGCGCGACGCATCTTGCGATTCGTTTGCGGGACGTTTCAAGCAAAACCGTTTTCCGGCCCAACGATCCGTCGAGCACCCTCGTCCACGCACCGCGGGGCGCGATGCAATCGCCGTTCGCACTCGAGGCGACCGTGCTGCGCGTCGGCACAGCGACGCCAACCGCCGGCAAGATCCAGGCAACCGCAACAGTCACGATGACCATTCTTTAA